From a single Macrobrachium rosenbergii isolate ZJJX-2024 chromosome 7, ASM4041242v1, whole genome shotgun sequence genomic region:
- the LOC136840492 gene encoding crustacean hyperglycemic hormone-like, translated as MFGKALTYSAVAAIIFVLCLGLGSCAPASSSSPSFLGHMANRRAVAKRSYGESCQGFQFSKVLYNKLDKVCDECTNLYRKPYIKGECRTDCFVNDVFEKCLEVLMFDADEYLYIRSAIADY; from the exons ATGTTTGGCAAGGCTttg ACATATTCTGCTGTGGCTGCGATCATTTTCGTGTTGTGTTTAGGCCTAGGATCGTGTGCTCccgcttcttcttcctccccttcttttcTTGGACACATGGCCAATAGGAGGGCAGTTGCCAAGAGATCGTACGGCGAATCCTGTCAGGGCTTCCAGTTCAGCAAAGTCCTTTATAATAAACTGGACAAAGTGTGCGACGAGTGCACAAACCTCTACCGCAAGCCTTACATTAAGGGAGAATGCAG GACTGACTGCTTCGTAAACGATGTCTTTGAAAAGTGTCTGGAAGTTCTTATGTTTGACGCGGACGAGTATCTGTACATCAGAAGTGCTATTGCCGACTACTAA
- the LOC136839948 gene encoding molt-inhibiting hormone-like → MFGKALIYSAVGAIILVLCLGLGSCAPASSSSSSSSSPSLLGHMANRRAVAKRSYGESCQGFQFSKVLYNKLDKVCDECTNLYQALH, encoded by the exons ATGTTTGGCAAGGCtttg ATATATTCCGCTGTGGGTGCGATCATTTTGGTCTTGTGTTTAGGCCTAGGATCATGTGCTCccgcttcttcttcctcctcctcctcttcttccccttctcttcttGGACACATGGCCAATAGGAGGGCAGTTGCCAAGAGATCCTATGGCGAGTCCTGTCAGGGCTTCCAGTTCAGCAAAGTCCTTTATAATAAACTGGACAAAGTGTGCGACGAGTGCACAAACCTCTACCAAGCCTTACATTAA
- the LOC136840493 gene encoding crustacean hyperglycemic hormone-like, with product MFGKALIYSAVAAIILVLCLGLGSCAPASSSSSSSSPSLLGHMANRRAVAKRSYGESCQGFQFSKVLYNKLDKVCDECTNLYRKPYIKGECRTDCFVNDVFEKCLDVLLFDADEYLYIRSAIADY from the exons ATGTTTGGCAAGGCTttg ATATATTCTGCTGTGGCTGCCATCATTTTGGTCTTGTGTTTAGGCCTAGGATCATGTGCTCccgcttcttcttcctcctcctcttcttccccttctcttcttGGACACATGGCCAATAGGAGGGCAGTTGCCAAGAGATCCTATGGCGAGTCCTGTCAGGGCTTCCAGTTCAGCAAAGTCCTTTATAATAAACTGGACAAAGTGTGCGACGAGTGCACAAACCTCTACCGTAAGCCTTACATTAAGGGAGAATGCAG GACTGACTGCTTCGTAAACGATGTCTTTGAAAAGTGTCTGGACGTTCTTCTGTTTGACGCGGACGAGTATCTGTACATCAGAAGTGCTATTGCCGACTACTAA